One genomic segment of Candidatus Woesearchaeota archaeon includes these proteins:
- a CDS encoding glycosyltransferase, which produces MKIICIGPTAPYKGGISHYNTLLCNNLRKRHDVELISWKRRYPKIFYPAEQLDEQSKKKISSDAMFLLDCLNPITWIKAFLVIKKKGPNLIIFHWVSPFHAPIFAFICFLTKYFTKTKILLICHNVFPHERSLFDKILTKSVFYNSDFFMVHSKEDLRNLKRLKNNAKSKLGFHATYSIFDIEKYDISKLKKNMGLRNRVILFFGFVRQYKGLRYLIESMPLILRELQLDLLIVGEFWDSKEEYINMINSRGIQNYVKIIDKYVPNEDIGKYFSVSDLVVLPYLSATQSGVIQIAFGMGKPVVTTNVGGLSEVVASGKTGYVVKSKDSKEIAYSVIDFYKNNRTDFFASNISKEVKNFSWSKYVQLIESLVAGGNDLK; this is translated from the coding sequence ATGAAGATTATATGTATAGGGCCTACTGCGCCATATAAAGGGGGAATTTCTCACTATAATACTCTTCTCTGCAATAATCTCAGGAAGAGGCATGATGTAGAGCTCATCAGCTGGAAAAGGAGGTATCCAAAAATTTTTTATCCTGCTGAGCAGCTGGATGAGCAAAGTAAAAAGAAAATAAGCTCTGATGCTATGTTCTTGCTGGACTGTCTCAATCCAATTACGTGGATAAAAGCCTTTCTGGTTATCAAGAAGAAAGGACCGAATCTAATAATCTTTCATTGGGTAAGCCCTTTTCACGCCCCTATCTTTGCTTTCATTTGTTTTCTAACGAAATATTTTACAAAAACGAAAATTTTATTGATATGCCATAATGTCTTTCCTCATGAAAGAAGCCTCTTTGATAAGATTCTCACTAAGTCTGTATTCTACAATTCTGATTTTTTTATGGTTCATTCGAAAGAAGATTTAAGGAATTTAAAAAGACTCAAGAATAATGCCAAGTCAAAACTTGGTTTCCATGCTACATATTCGATTTTCGACATTGAAAAATATGATATAAGTAAACTGAAAAAAAATATGGGCCTTAGAAATAGGGTTATACTTTTTTTTGGTTTCGTCAGACAATATAAGGGATTAAGATATTTAATCGAAAGTATGCCTTTAATCCTGAGAGAATTACAGCTGGATCTTCTGATAGTAGGTGAATTTTGGGACAGCAAAGAAGAATATATTAATATGATCAATTCTAGGGGTATTCAAAATTATGTAAAAATTATCGATAAATACGTTCCAAATGAAGACATTGGTAAATATTTTTCAGTATCTGATTTGGTTGTATTACCTTATCTATCAGCTACCCAGTCAGGCGTTATTCAAATAGCTTTCGGCATGGGCAAACCAGTTGTAACAACAAATGTTGGGGGTTTATCAGAGGTAGTCGCTTCCGGAAAGACGGGTTATGTTGTGAAATCCAAAGATTCTAAAGAAATAGCATATTCAGTTATAGATTTTTATAAAAATAACAGAACAGATTTTTTTGCGAGCAATATTTCAAAGGAGGTAAAGAATTTTTCCTGGTCTAAATATGTACAGCTAATCGAAAGCCTCGTTGCCGGTGGGAATGACCTTAAATAA
- a CDS encoding NAD-dependent epimerase/dehydratase family protein, whose translation MENILVTGGAGFLGSHLCDALIKAGKQVICVDNFFTGNKGNIRHLLDNPDFKLISHDIIEPLFVGDVKIDQIYNLACPASPVHYQFNAIRTIKANVLGTTNMLGLAMKHKARILQASTSEVYGDPLQHPQKESYRGNVNPIGVRACYDEGKRCAETLMFDYHRQNDVDIRVVRIFNTYGPRMSKNDGRVVSNFITQALKNENITVYGDGSQTRSFCYASDLIDGMIKMMNCKNFKGPVNLGNSKEYSILELAEKIIQLMDSKSEIVFKELPEDDPVKRRPDIGLARDKLEWIPEVELDDGLKKTVEYFKKK comes from the coding sequence ATGGAAAATATTCTAGTTACTGGCGGAGCGGGATTTTTGGGGAGTCATTTGTGTGATGCCTTAATTAAGGCGGGAAAACAAGTAATTTGTGTGGATAATTTCTTTACAGGAAATAAGGGGAATATAAGGCACCTATTAGATAATCCGGATTTTAAACTAATCTCACACGATATTATAGAACCTTTATTCGTAGGTGATGTCAAAATTGACCAGATATATAACTTAGCCTGCCCCGCTTCTCCAGTACATTATCAATTTAATGCTATAAGAACAATTAAAGCGAATGTATTAGGAACAACAAATATGCTCGGGTTGGCTATGAAACATAAAGCCAGAATACTACAGGCCAGCACTTCTGAAGTTTATGGCGATCCATTACAACATCCGCAGAAAGAGAGCTACAGAGGCAATGTAAATCCAATAGGGGTAAGAGCCTGCTACGATGAGGGCAAAAGGTGTGCTGAAACCCTTATGTTTGATTATCACAGGCAGAACGATGTGGATATAAGGGTTGTGAGGATTTTTAATACTTATGGGCCCAGAATGAGCAAGAATGACGGCAGGGTTGTATCTAATTTTATTACGCAGGCGCTTAAGAATGAAAATATAACTGTTTATGGAGACGGCAGCCAGACAAGAAGCTTTTGTTATGCATCAGATTTGATTGACGGCATGATAAAGATGATGAACTGTAAGAATTTCAAAGGCCCTGTAAATCTTGGCAATTCCAAGGAATACAGCATACTTGAGCTGGCGGAAAAGATTATCCAGCTTATGGATTCTAAATCTGAGATTGTTTTTAAAGAGTTGCCAGAGGACGATCCTGTTAAAAGAAGGCCCGACATAGGGCTGGCTAGAGATAAGTTGGAGTGGATACCTGAAGTGGAACTGGATGATGGCTTAAAAAAAACTGTAGAGTATTTTAAGAAAAAATGA
- a CDS encoding NTP transferase domain-containing protein has product MKIKSIILCAGYATRLYPLTKNNPKPLLEVNGRPIIEHIILKLGKIREIDEIYVVTNNKFFSHFLEWQARNKSGKKITIVNDRTKSNDDRLGSLGDIKYVVENMNVADDIMIIAGDNIFEFSLNPIVELHKEKNKPVVALYDVKDKELAKQYGIVSVNSENKIVDFREKPQEPKSTLSSTGIYIYPRESVLKLIEFTKNNDADKAGNFLEWLYKNDDVYCHITEKKWFDIGTKEQLEKARNEFRG; this is encoded by the coding sequence ATCAAAATTAAAAGCATAATACTTTGTGCAGGATATGCAACAAGGCTTTATCCATTAACAAAAAACAACCCTAAGCCGCTGCTTGAAGTTAACGGCAGACCAATAATAGAGCATATCATCCTAAAATTAGGGAAAATTCGGGAAATAGATGAGATTTATGTGGTAACCAATAATAAGTTTTTCTCACATTTCCTTGAATGGCAGGCAAGAAACAAAAGCGGTAAGAAAATAACTATTGTAAACGACAGGACAAAATCTAATGACGACAGGCTTGGGTCGCTGGGAGACATAAAATATGTAGTGGAAAATATGAATGTTGCTGATGATATCATGATTATTGCAGGAGATAATATTTTTGAATTCTCTCTGAACCCGATAGTTGAATTGCATAAGGAAAAAAACAAGCCAGTTGTTGCGTTATACGACGTTAAGGACAAGGAACTAGCTAAGCAGTATGGCATAGTTTCGGTGAATTCAGAAAATAAGATAGTTGATTTCAGGGAGAAGCCGCAAGAGCCAAAGTCCACTCTTTCTTCTACAGGGATTTATATTTATCCGAGAGAATCTGTCTTAAAACTTATTGAATTTACAAAGAATAATGATGCTGACAAAGCAGGAAATTTCCTGGAATGGCTTTATAAGAATGATGATGTCTACTGCCATATTACAGAAAAAAAATGGTTTGATATAGGCACCAAAGAACAGCTTGAAAAAGCCAGGAACGAATTTAGAGGCTGA